From a region of the Candidatus Eremiobacteraceae bacterium genome:
- a CDS encoding putrescine aminotransferase → MSHRPDSETLAYTQTVLDLIAKPAITPEDVAWITSETVNGFRDHVNPGFLEYRKATSVEHAAAAVEWEDAGPNAYRDVNGKEYIDCLGGFGIFNVGHRHPKVVKAVTDQLKRQALHSQDLLDPLRAMLAKALAMLAPGNLNFAFFCNSGTEAVEAALKLARAFDPKKPTIVAATKGFHGKSFGSLSVSAKGEFRMPFGPMLPNVEHVPFNDLEELRTEMHKLRMVGEEAGAVVLEPIQGEGGVNLPDDDYLPGVRALCDEFGALLVLDEVQTGMGRTGKMFCCEHYGVTPDLMCLAKAFGGGVMPAGAVIGTRAVFSRLFANPFLHTTTFGGNPLACAAALATINVLIEERLPQRAAVIGARMIEGLRRAAAGHPEIVHDIRGKGLLIALEFANNEMGFELGKHMLKRGVLVSGTLVNARTVRVEPPLTITEEQTDYVCKALAESLDAMSSKAVTV, encoded by the coding sequence ATTTCTCACCGACCAGATTCTGAGACCTTAGCCTACACGCAGACCGTTCTCGACTTGATCGCCAAACCGGCGATCACGCCGGAAGACGTCGCGTGGATAACGAGCGAGACGGTCAACGGCTTCCGCGATCACGTCAATCCCGGATTCCTCGAATACCGCAAAGCGACATCGGTCGAACACGCGGCGGCGGCCGTGGAATGGGAAGACGCCGGCCCGAACGCCTATCGCGACGTCAACGGAAAAGAATACATCGATTGTCTCGGCGGGTTCGGCATTTTCAATGTCGGTCACCGGCATCCGAAAGTCGTCAAAGCGGTCACGGACCAGTTGAAGCGCCAGGCGCTCCACAGCCAAGATCTTCTCGACCCGCTCCGCGCGATGCTCGCGAAGGCGTTGGCCATGCTCGCGCCCGGTAATCTCAATTTCGCCTTCTTCTGCAACAGCGGCACCGAAGCGGTCGAGGCGGCTTTGAAACTCGCGCGTGCATTCGATCCGAAGAAACCCACCATCGTGGCCGCGACGAAGGGCTTTCACGGCAAGAGCTTTGGGTCGCTCTCCGTGAGCGCCAAAGGCGAATTTCGCATGCCGTTCGGTCCGATGCTGCCAAACGTCGAGCACGTGCCGTTCAACGATCTCGAAGAGCTGCGCACGGAGATGCACAAGCTGCGGATGGTCGGCGAAGAGGCGGGCGCCGTGGTGTTGGAGCCGATCCAAGGCGAAGGCGGCGTCAATCTTCCGGACGACGACTACCTGCCCGGTGTGCGCGCGCTCTGCGACGAATTCGGCGCGCTGCTCGTTCTCGATGAAGTGCAGACGGGCATGGGCCGCACCGGCAAGATGTTCTGCTGCGAACACTACGGCGTCACTCCCGATCTCATGTGCCTCGCAAAGGCATTCGGCGGCGGCGTCATGCCGGCCGGCGCCGTCATCGGCACGCGCGCCGTGTTCTCGCGGCTCTTCGCCAACCCGTTCTTGCACACCACGACGTTCGGTGGAAATCCGCTCGCCTGCGCGGCCGCGCTCGCGACGATCAACGTGCTCATCGAGGAACGCTTACCGCAGCGCGCCGCCGTCATCGGCGCGCGGATGATCGAAGGCCTGCGCCGCGCCGCAGCCGGTCATCCTGAAATCGTCCACGACATCCGCGGCAAGGGTCTTCTCATCGCGCTCGAGTTCGCGAACAACGAGATGGGTTTCGAGCTTGGCAAACACATGCTCAAGCGCGGCGTGCTCGTCTCGGGAACTTTGGTGAACGCTCGAACCGTACGCGTCGAGCCGCCGTTGACGATCACGGAGGAGCAGACAGACTATGTCTGCAAGGCGCTCGCCGAATCTTTGGACGCGATGTCGTCGAAGGCCGTGACCGTCTGA
- a CDS encoding NAD+ synthase, with protein sequence MSRSSRVAKTPVFAVVRAGLVTDPLALDCALVERWLVAFLRDELIRRRKISSAVVGISGGVDSAVVAFLCARALGPKNVYGIRMPYRTSNKLSTKHGRLVARAAGIHDREIDISSAVDGYLRHEPRAGGQRRGNVMARTRMLVLFDQSAKLAALPIGTGNKSERLFGYFTWHGDDSPPINPIGDLFKTQVWDLARHLGVPSVVIDKPATADLIQGQTDEDDLGITYARADRILDSILKGFTPDDIVRQGFEAREVDLVRSRVGATHWKRHLATTAMISTTAINEFYLRPVDY encoded by the coding sequence GTGAGCAGATCGAGCCGAGTCGCCAAGACGCCGGTTTTTGCGGTCGTGCGCGCAGGCCTGGTCACGGATCCGCTCGCGTTGGATTGCGCACTCGTCGAGCGCTGGCTGGTCGCGTTTCTGCGCGACGAGCTTATTCGCAGGCGGAAGATCTCAAGCGCCGTCGTCGGCATTTCAGGCGGCGTGGATTCGGCGGTAGTCGCGTTCCTCTGCGCGCGGGCACTTGGACCAAAAAACGTCTACGGCATCCGCATGCCGTACCGGACGTCGAACAAGCTAAGCACGAAACATGGACGCCTGGTGGCGCGCGCGGCGGGCATTCACGATCGCGAGATCGACATCTCGAGCGCGGTCGACGGTTATCTGCGTCACGAACCTCGTGCCGGCGGACAACGCCGCGGCAACGTCATGGCGCGCACGCGCATGCTCGTGCTGTTCGACCAATCCGCGAAACTCGCTGCGTTGCCCATAGGCACCGGCAACAAATCTGAGAGGCTGTTCGGATACTTCACGTGGCACGGCGACGACTCGCCGCCGATCAATCCGATCGGGGATCTGTTCAAGACTCAAGTATGGGATCTCGCGCGCCATCTCGGCGTGCCGTCCGTCGTCATCGACAAACCCGCGACGGCCGACCTCATTCAGGGGCAGACCGACGAAGATGATCTTGGCATCACCTACGCACGGGCTGACCGGATCCTCGATTCGATTCTGAAGGGATTCACGCCGGATGATATCGTGCGTCAGGGTTTCGAGGCGCGCGAAGTCGATCTCGTCCGAAGCCGGGTCGGGGCGACGCACTGGAAGCGGCATCTCGCTACGACGGCGATGATCTCGACCACCGCGATCAACGAGTTCTACCTTCGCCCCGTCGATTATTGA
- a CDS encoding PucR family transcriptional regulator ligand-binding domain-containing protein, whose protein sequence is MTVREALGFESLRGAKLVAGAKGLERDVRWAHVIDMPDPAPWVRPGQFLLTTGFAWPARPQDQRSQIRALSAHGLAAIGLAVPRYVEEFGSAARDEADKQGLPLVEIPFDIPFAQITEELHRAIIAEQYVLLEQSEAIHRELTRAAASGTNLSDLARALGGLIDRSVTFEDPAGKLLAFHEHAMQADAVRRETLEHAQSPATVQESLERDGLLENIRASNGPIRIEARPEMGLSARVVCPIRLGDELIGLVWIMEGETKLSELDNRAAEHAALVAALHVAHQRELATMESRLGYASFLSLLEGEEDDAQAVERARLLGFDPDGSHRVAIAVIPEPLPLTREGFLRRERVASVLRHRLQTGRHRPLLTANLNFVAFLVPEGTDISAVWRALGDPAISLLVGRAHAGTRGVRRSYKEAQSLLGYRDGVMIKRFDDALVPRVLMGDSGAREAFIDDLFGALQSRKGGDAMKAVLLTYARTGFNFRETAQRLGVHPNTLRYRLNRAMEVLAIRLDDPDVRFRLQLAGRILDFLHNT, encoded by the coding sequence GTGACCGTTCGTGAGGCGTTGGGATTCGAGTCGCTGCGAGGCGCTAAGCTGGTGGCCGGGGCCAAGGGACTTGAGCGCGACGTCCGCTGGGCGCACGTCATCGACATGCCCGATCCAGCCCCGTGGGTCCGGCCAGGCCAGTTCTTGCTGACGACTGGGTTTGCATGGCCGGCAAGGCCGCAGGATCAGCGCTCGCAGATCCGCGCGCTGTCGGCACACGGTTTGGCTGCGATCGGACTTGCGGTTCCGCGCTATGTCGAAGAGTTCGGTTCTGCGGCGAGAGATGAAGCGGATAAACAAGGATTGCCGCTGGTCGAGATTCCCTTCGACATACCGTTCGCTCAGATAACGGAAGAGCTTCACCGCGCCATCATCGCCGAACAGTACGTCTTGCTCGAGCAATCCGAAGCGATCCATCGAGAACTGACGCGCGCCGCGGCGAGCGGAACGAATCTTAGCGATCTCGCGCGAGCGCTCGGCGGTCTCATAGATCGATCCGTGACGTTTGAAGATCCGGCAGGCAAACTGCTCGCGTTTCATGAGCACGCGATGCAGGCCGACGCGGTCAGGCGTGAGACGCTGGAACACGCGCAATCGCCTGCCACGGTCCAGGAATCGCTCGAGCGCGATGGCCTGCTCGAGAACATACGAGCGAGCAACGGGCCCATTCGGATCGAAGCGCGGCCCGAGATGGGCTTGAGCGCGCGGGTCGTCTGTCCGATTCGTTTGGGCGACGAACTCATCGGACTCGTCTGGATAATGGAAGGCGAGACAAAGCTCTCCGAACTCGACAACCGCGCAGCCGAACACGCGGCCCTCGTGGCGGCGCTGCACGTCGCCCATCAACGCGAGCTTGCCACGATGGAATCGCGCCTCGGCTACGCCTCGTTTCTCTCACTGCTGGAAGGAGAAGAAGACGACGCGCAGGCGGTCGAGCGCGCGCGTCTGCTGGGATTCGATCCGGACGGATCGCACCGCGTGGCCATCGCCGTCATCCCAGAACCGCTGCCGTTGACGCGCGAAGGCTTCTTGCGGCGCGAGCGAGTCGCGAGCGTCCTCCGTCATCGCCTGCAGACCGGACGACACCGGCCGCTCCTGACCGCGAATCTCAATTTCGTCGCGTTTCTCGTTCCGGAAGGCACCGATATCTCGGCCGTCTGGCGAGCACTCGGCGATCCGGCGATCTCGCTGCTCGTGGGTCGTGCTCACGCCGGCACGCGCGGCGTGCGGCGGAGTTATAAGGAAGCACAGTCGCTCTTGGGTTACCGCGACGGCGTCATGATCAAGCGATTCGATGATGCGCTCGTACCGCGCGTTCTCATGGGAGACAGCGGCGCCCGGGAGGCGTTCATCGACGATCTCTTCGGAGCGCTTCAATCGCGTAAGGGCGGCGACGCGATGAAAGCGGTGCTCCTCACGTATGCGCGTACCGGATTTAATTTTCGCGAGACTGCGCAGCGGCTCGGCGTCCATCCGAATACACTGCGCTACCGGCTGAACCGGGCGATGGAGGTCTTGGCCATCCGCCTCGACGATCCGGACGTACGCTTTCGACTCCAGCTCGCGGGGCGAATATTAGACTTTCTTCATAATACCTGA
- a CDS encoding aldehyde dehydrogenase family protein — MSPKTEAAPQHRALPIAGERRATQEAAPVLNPYDGSVVATIGVGSAADMDDAIAAAAHAFREFRRWPRHKRKSLLLDIAARLRDRRAEFVDLMIAESGKPRKYAGIEVDRAVTTFTLAAEECTRFGGEVLPLDLAPATEGYTAIVGRFPVGVVGAIAPFNFPLNLVAHKLAPAIAVGNCVVLKPPPQAPLSALLLADVCYAAGMPADALSVIHCPVEVAEKLATDERIALLSFTGSAAVGWHLKSIAGKKRVVLELGGNAAAIVAADADLPWAATRCALGSFAQAGQVCIKVQRIFVEQSVFDEFSALYRNETAHLQTGDPTLADTVVGPMIDSRSADRVSAWLDEAVRGGATVIAGGTRQGNVVQPTILGGTTNAMKVEAEEVFGPISTIAPVASLEEGFARANETRYGLQAGVFTFDVRAIAKAFEELEVGGVIINDYPTLRVDNFPYGGVKDSGFGREGVRYAMEEMTELKTLVVKYR, encoded by the coding sequence GTGAGTCCGAAGACGGAAGCCGCCCCGCAGCATCGAGCGCTGCCCATCGCGGGCGAGCGGCGTGCCACGCAAGAGGCTGCGCCCGTCCTCAACCCATACGATGGATCGGTCGTGGCCACGATCGGCGTCGGTTCGGCGGCGGACATGGACGATGCGATCGCCGCCGCTGCGCACGCATTCCGCGAATTCCGGCGCTGGCCGCGGCACAAGCGCAAATCCCTTCTTCTTGACATAGCCGCGCGGCTTCGCGACCGTCGCGCCGAATTCGTCGATCTCATGATCGCCGAGAGCGGCAAGCCGCGTAAGTACGCCGGCATCGAGGTCGATCGCGCCGTCACCACGTTCACGCTTGCCGCGGAAGAATGCACACGTTTCGGCGGCGAGGTGTTGCCGCTCGATCTCGCGCCCGCCACCGAGGGCTACACGGCGATCGTCGGCCGCTTTCCGGTCGGTGTCGTCGGCGCGATTGCGCCGTTCAATTTCCCGTTGAATCTCGTCGCGCACAAGCTTGCGCCCGCGATCGCGGTGGGCAACTGCGTCGTCTTGAAGCCTCCGCCGCAAGCGCCGCTCTCCGCGCTGCTGCTGGCGGATGTGTGTTATGCCGCGGGAATGCCGGCCGATGCGCTTTCGGTCATCCATTGTCCGGTCGAAGTGGCGGAGAAACTTGCGACCGACGAGCGCATCGCCTTGCTCTCGTTCACGGGTTCTGCCGCAGTGGGCTGGCATCTCAAATCCATCGCCGGCAAAAAACGTGTCGTGCTCGAGCTCGGCGGAAACGCAGCGGCTATCGTGGCCGCCGACGCGGATCTGCCCTGGGCGGCGACGCGCTGCGCGCTTGGATCGTTTGCGCAGGCCGGCCAGGTGTGCATCAAAGTGCAGCGCATCTTCGTGGAACAGTCCGTTTTTGACGAATTCAGCGCGCTGTATCGCAATGAAACCGCCCATCTGCAGACCGGCGATCCGACGCTCGCAGACACGGTGGTCGGACCGATGATAGATTCGCGGAGCGCCGATCGCGTCAGCGCATGGCTCGACGAAGCAGTGCGAGGCGGAGCCACGGTGATCGCGGGCGGCACGCGACAAGGCAATGTCGTCCAGCCGACGATCTTGGGCGGCACGACAAATGCGATGAAGGTCGAGGCTGAAGAGGTCTTCGGTCCGATCTCCACGATCGCGCCCGTCGCTTCTCTTGAGGAAGGTTTCGCGCGCGCGAATGAAACCCGTTACGGGCTGCAGGCCGGCGTCTTCACGTTTGACGTGCGCGCGATCGCAAAGGCGTTCGAGGAGTTGGAGGTCGGCGGCGTCATCATCAACGACTATCCCACGCTGCGCGTGGACAACTTTCCGTACGGCGGTGTCAAGGACAGCGGCTTTGGCCGCGAAGGCGTACGCTATGCGATGGAAGAGATGACCGAGCTCAAGACGCTCGTCGTGAAGTACCGGTAA
- the gabT gene encoding 4-aminobutyrate--2-oxoglutarate transaminase has protein sequence MAVASTETSALLAARSAEVPRGVGNMHPIFVERASGAKLWDSDGNEYIDFVGGIGVLNVGHAHPRIRRAVEAQLERFTHTCFQVAMYDSYVELAGRLNRLAPGASTKKTLLVTTGAEATENAVKIAREATGRQAVIAFHHGFHGRTLLALSMTGKSQPYKQRFGPFCSEVYFAPFPYEFHGWTTERSLTALAQLFESEVAPERVAAIIIEPVLGEGGFVPAPAEYLRELRRITAKHGIMLVCDEIQSGFGRTGKMFACEHAGIEPDLMAVAKSIAGGLPLAAVIGRAEVMDAPGPGGLGGTFGGNPLACAAALETLDIIEEEKLLDRAVAIGARVESVLRALQRRHRRIADVRGIGAMIGMEFADDGSTEEPPIVKRLVAEARARGLLLFPAGAKGNVVRILVPLVIQDDELDLALGRLEASCDAVLS, from the coding sequence GTGGCTGTAGCATCAACCGAGACTTCAGCGCTGCTCGCGGCTCGCTCGGCCGAAGTGCCGCGCGGCGTCGGCAACATGCATCCGATCTTTGTCGAGCGAGCGTCCGGCGCCAAGCTTTGGGACTCCGACGGCAACGAATATATCGACTTCGTCGGCGGCATCGGCGTGCTGAACGTCGGTCACGCGCACCCGCGGATACGGCGCGCAGTCGAAGCCCAGCTCGAGCGATTCACACACACGTGTTTTCAGGTCGCGATGTACGATTCGTACGTCGAGCTTGCCGGTCGACTGAACCGTCTGGCTCCCGGCGCTTCTACGAAGAAGACCTTGCTCGTGACGACCGGCGCCGAGGCGACGGAGAACGCGGTGAAAATAGCGCGCGAAGCCACAGGACGTCAGGCCGTGATCGCGTTTCACCACGGATTCCACGGGCGAACATTGCTCGCGCTGAGCATGACCGGAAAAAGTCAGCCATACAAGCAGCGCTTTGGGCCGTTCTGCAGCGAGGTCTATTTCGCACCGTTCCCGTACGAGTTCCACGGCTGGACGACAGAGCGCAGTCTTACCGCGCTCGCCCAGCTTTTCGAATCCGAAGTCGCACCTGAGCGCGTCGCCGCGATCATCATCGAGCCGGTTCTCGGTGAAGGCGGATTTGTGCCGGCGCCCGCGGAGTATTTGCGCGAATTGCGGCGCATCACGGCAAAACACGGCATCATGCTCGTCTGCGACGAGATCCAATCCGGATTCGGACGCACGGGCAAGATGTTCGCGTGCGAGCACGCCGGGATCGAGCCCGATCTCATGGCGGTCGCGAAGAGTATCGCCGGCGGCCTGCCTCTCGCTGCGGTCATCGGACGTGCCGAGGTCATGGATGCGCCCGGACCGGGCGGCTTAGGCGGGACCTTCGGCGGGAATCCGCTTGCGTGCGCGGCGGCCCTCGAAACGCTCGACATAATCGAAGAAGAAAAGTTGCTCGATCGAGCCGTCGCGATCGGCGCGCGGGTCGAGAGCGTTCTTCGCGCCCTGCAACGCCGGCATCGACGCATCGCCGATGTCCGGGGGATCGGAGCGATGATCGGCATGGAGTTCGCAGACGATGGAAGTACCGAAGAACCTCCCATCGTCAAGCGGCTCGTCGCCGAAGCGCGAGCGCGAGGATTGCTTTTGTTCCCCGCCGGCGCGAAAGGCAACGTCGTCCGCATCCTCGTGCCGCTCGTGATCCAAGATGACGAACTCGACCTCGCGCTCGGCCGGCTCGAAGCGAGCTGCGACGCGGTGCTCTCGTGA
- a CDS encoding amino acid permease, which produces MQRIWVLLKRLAACQPLDRIRPDHEGPKLRRVLGVWGLIGIGLGTMLGGIFPTVGVGIQLAGSGAISAFVVSGIVCIFVALCYAEFASMVPVAGSAYTYAYATLGEFIAWVIGWDLILEYGISAAPVASSFSGYLQELLGYFHVTLPASLQTAALVSTPWPVSIGSLHLGLAHFDLIHSQYDLIAALSVIVVSALLAIGIKESATTNAIFVILQILSFIVFIAVGLAFMHPSHFAGAAPLGYHSVIASAALVFFAYIGFDTVTVASEESKNPQRDVPIAVVGSLIIGALLFVAITAVTIGIVPLSKIVPDSAMSQAIRLAGNYAFPVVTVTLGAIVGNISVMLTSLLGQSRIFYVMSRDRMLPPAVSAVHPRFLTPARTTMITGIVVAFLALIVPLEDLLKLVNIGTLSAFAIVSIGVAILRFVAPNAKRPFKAPAGVVIGILGFLLCMYLILYGLSLPTWIRFLVWFAVGAAIYGFYGYHQSLLHPKNAQPKSD; this is translated from the coding sequence ATGCAGCGCATCTGGGTTTTGCTCAAGCGGCTGGCTGCGTGCCAGCCGCTTGACCGTATCCGGCCCGATCACGAAGGGCCGAAGCTTCGACGAGTGCTCGGCGTCTGGGGCCTCATCGGCATCGGTCTAGGCACGATGCTGGGCGGCATCTTTCCCACTGTCGGCGTCGGCATCCAACTGGCCGGGTCGGGCGCGATCTCAGCATTCGTCGTCTCCGGAATCGTCTGCATCTTTGTCGCGCTCTGCTATGCCGAATTCGCTTCGATGGTGCCGGTGGCCGGCAGCGCCTACACGTACGCGTATGCCACGCTCGGCGAATTCATCGCTTGGGTCATCGGCTGGGATCTCATCCTCGAATACGGCATAAGCGCCGCGCCCGTCGCATCTTCTTTTTCCGGCTATCTTCAGGAGCTGCTCGGATACTTCCATGTCACGCTGCCTGCGTCGCTCCAGACGGCGGCCCTCGTTTCGACGCCGTGGCCGGTCTCCATCGGATCGCTGCATCTCGGCCTTGCGCATTTCGATCTGATCCATTCGCAATACGACCTCATCGCCGCTCTCTCGGTCATCGTGGTCAGCGCGCTCCTGGCCATCGGCATCAAAGAATCTGCGACGACGAACGCCATTTTCGTGATCCTGCAGATCCTTTCGTTCATCGTCTTCATCGCCGTCGGCCTCGCGTTCATGCACCCGTCGCATTTCGCGGGCGCCGCTCCCCTCGGCTATCATAGCGTCATCGCAAGCGCCGCGCTCGTCTTCTTCGCTTACATCGGATTCGATACGGTCACGGTGGCGTCGGAGGAATCGAAGAATCCGCAGCGCGATGTTCCTATCGCCGTGGTGGGCTCGCTCATCATCGGCGCGCTGCTTTTCGTCGCGATCACGGCGGTGACCATCGGCATCGTGCCTCTGTCGAAGATCGTGCCGGATTCCGCGATGAGCCAGGCGATACGGCTCGCGGGAAACTATGCGTTTCCGGTCGTCACCGTCACGTTGGGGGCGATCGTCGGGAACATCAGCGTGATGCTCACGTCACTGCTCGGTCAGTCCCGCATTTTCTACGTGATGTCGCGCGACCGGATGTTGCCGCCCGCCGTATCTGCCGTCCATCCGCGATTTCTCACACCGGCCAGGACGACGATGATCACGGGAATCGTGGTGGCGTTTTTGGCGCTCATCGTACCGCTCGAGGATCTGCTCAAGCTCGTGAACATCGGCACGCTGTCTGCGTTTGCGATCGTGAGCATCGGTGTCGCTATCTTGCGCTTCGTGGCCCCCAATGCAAAGCGGCCGTTCAAGGCGCCGGCGGGCGTCGTGATCGGCATTCTCGGGTTCTTGCTTTGCATGTATCTGATACTCTACGGACTATCGCTGCCGACATGGATCCGATTCCTCGTCTGGTTCGCGGTGGGCGCCGCGATCTACGGCTTCTACGGCTACCATCAGAGCTTGCTGCACCCAAAAAACGCCCAGCCGAAATCGGATTGA
- a CDS encoding aldehyde dehydrogenase family protein: MLTMQEDLLADLRRDDGVALMFVDGEFCPASDGAAREIVNPANGEVIARVAEGTVADAERAIAAAHAAFYKGPWGDSLAQDRAKLLNALAAAIDENAGALSQLETLNNGKPLRETEYDMADAANCFRYYAGLATKPHGQTFDVPAASQSYTVREPIGVCGQIIPWNYPLLMAAWKLAPALAAGNACILKPSELTPLTALRLAALVAEAGFPKGVVNILTGAGPVVGHALAASALVDKIAFTGGTKTGRSIMQAATGNLKKISLELGGKSPNIVFADADFDTAIDYALFGIYANAGQVCSAGSRLLVQDSLHDRFVKRLVERANKIVVGDGFDPKTEMGPLVSRAHQEKVESYIKTGIAEGAKLECGGSRLSGELGKRGNFLMPTIFSHTTPAMRIVQEEIFGPVLAVQTFRDEAEAIALANDTIYGLAGAVFTNDVAKAHRVIRKLRAGITWINTYHPTYNEAPWGGYKQSGIGRELGTYGFDAYTEVKQINVNLAVEPSGWFADR, from the coding sequence ATGCTGACCATGCAAGAAGATCTGCTCGCCGACTTGCGCCGTGACGACGGCGTCGCGCTCATGTTCGTGGACGGCGAATTCTGTCCGGCGTCGGACGGCGCCGCGCGCGAGATCGTCAACCCCGCGAATGGCGAGGTCATCGCGCGCGTCGCGGAAGGAACGGTCGCCGATGCCGAACGCGCCATCGCCGCTGCGCATGCCGCCTTCTACAAAGGTCCCTGGGGTGATTCGCTGGCGCAAGATCGCGCGAAGTTGCTCAATGCATTGGCGGCGGCCATCGACGAAAACGCTGGAGCATTGTCACAGCTCGAAACGCTCAACAATGGCAAGCCCTTGCGCGAGACCGAGTACGACATGGCGGATGCCGCCAACTGCTTCCGCTATTATGCCGGCCTCGCCACGAAGCCGCACGGCCAGACCTTCGATGTGCCGGCCGCGTCGCAGTCCTACACGGTTCGCGAGCCGATCGGCGTCTGCGGTCAGATAATCCCGTGGAATTATCCGCTGCTCATGGCGGCGTGGAAACTTGCACCTGCCCTCGCGGCGGGTAATGCATGCATCCTCAAGCCTTCGGAGCTCACACCGCTCACAGCGCTGCGACTCGCCGCGCTCGTGGCCGAAGCCGGCTTCCCCAAAGGCGTTGTGAACATTCTCACCGGAGCAGGACCGGTCGTCGGACACGCGCTGGCCGCGTCGGCACTCGTCGATAAGATCGCATTCACCGGCGGAACGAAGACCGGCCGATCCATCATGCAAGCGGCGACGGGCAATCTAAAGAAGATATCGCTCGAGCTCGGCGGCAAGTCGCCGAACATCGTGTTCGCCGATGCCGATTTCGACACCGCGATCGACTACGCGCTCTTCGGGATCTACGCCAACGCAGGGCAGGTCTGCTCCGCCGGCTCGCGGCTCCTTGTACAAGATTCGCTGCACGACCGCTTCGTCAAGCGACTGGTGGAACGCGCGAACAAGATCGTCGTCGGTGACGGCTTCGATCCAAAGACCGAGATGGGTCCGCTCGTGAGCCGCGCGCATCAGGAAAAAGTCGAGTCCTACATCAAGACCGGCATCGCCGAGGGCGCCAAGCTCGAATGCGGCGGCTCGCGTTTATCGGGCGAACTCGGCAAACGCGGCAATTTCCTCATGCCCACGATCTTCTCGCACACGACGCCCGCGATGCGTATCGTCCAGGAAGAGATATTCGGCCCGGTGCTCGCCGTGCAGACGTTCCGCGATGAGGCGGAGGCGATCGCGCTCGCGAACGACACGATCTACGGTTTGGCCGGCGCCGTCTTCACCAACGACGTCGCCAAAGCGCACCGCGTCATCCGCAAGCTGCGCGCCGGCATCACGTGGATCAACACGTATCATCCCACCTACAATGAGGCGCCCTGGGGTGGTTACAAGCAATCCGGCATTGGCCGCGAGCTTGGCACCTACGGCTTCGACGCGTATACGGAAGTGAAACAGATCAACGTCAACCTCGCGGTCGAGCCGAGCGGCTGGTTCGCTGACCGGTGA
- a CDS encoding VOC family protein, with amino-acid sequence MPRYLHTSIFVNDMAESIKFYTEQLGLKLLDQAHYEGNADMAFVGRDWDSYIELVYDLEEHEPYTIGNRYEHLACEVDGDLPAIVEKLKSQGVKVIKGPKKAPSGTRWIAFVEDPNGIPVELLEPRQRL; translated from the coding sequence ATGCCGCGTTACCTGCACACGTCGATTTTCGTCAACGATATGGCCGAGTCGATTAAATTCTATACCGAGCAGCTCGGATTGAAATTGCTGGACCAAGCGCACTACGAAGGCAACGCCGACATGGCGTTCGTCGGCCGCGACTGGGATTCGTACATCGAGCTCGTCTACGATCTCGAAGAGCACGAACCGTACACGATCGGCAATCGGTACGAACACCTGGCGTGCGAGGTAGACGGCGATCTGCCGGCCATCGTCGAGAAGCTGAAGAGTCAGGGCGTCAAAGTCATCAAAGGCCCGAAGAAAGCGCCGAGCGGCACGCGCTGGATCGCGTTCGTGGAAGATCCCAATGGCATTCCGGTCGAATTGCTAGAGCCTAGGCAACGTCTGTAG